Proteins from a genomic interval of Scatophagus argus isolate fScaArg1 chromosome 6, fScaArg1.pri, whole genome shotgun sequence:
- the mef2b gene encoding myocyte-specific enhancer factor 2B isoform X1, producing the protein MGRKKIQISRILDQRNRQVTFTKRKFGLMKKAYELSVLCDCEIALIIFNSTNRLFQYASTDMDKVLLKYTEYSEPHESRTNTDILETLRRKGLGLEGSELDSEESMQVATDKYPLGEGMDLSVARPRFYGPSLLSPEAQFLVSAGCENGFPNFSGSSVASHRPLGFKSLSSRPGSASPATPHAHAAFMSPHSGISYPVFSHGSLNRALDMKSPPPLNLGSSENQRGDAANQGMGVTRANHSSAQRGVLYQGLHSSSSMVAMGKAGLPGHSLGGYGLPSPGASEYSQPGFYHSVSLHRGAGNPWQPAQSPQEPHGPHISPGMSSGGCSFPSQSCSPPHLPSLNLSIKSERSSPEHMSSPTSPPLHHLRQHSPMSKPDSARRTPPEGHPANDTKEFTKASYPQDEEEGGQQLRQLEISDGWQR; encoded by the exons atgggaagaaagaaaatacaaatttctCGTATTCTGGATCAGAGGAATAGACAG GTGACTTTCACCAAGCGAAAGTTTGGCCTGATGAAGAAGGCCTACGAGCTGAGtgtgctgtgtgactgtgagatcGCCCTCATCATCTTCAACAGCACCAACCGTCTGTTCCAGTACGCCAGCACAGACATGGACAAAGTGCTTCTCAAGTACACAGAGTACAGCGAGCCACACGAGAGTCGTACCAACACGGACATACTGGAG ACTCTGCGTAGGAAGGGCCTCGGCCTTGAAGGCTCAGAGCTCGACAGTGAGGAGAGCATGCAGGTGGCCACTGATAAATATCCTCTCGGCGAGGGCATGGATCTCTCTGTGGCTCGCCCGCGCTTCTAt GGTCCGTCGCTCCTCTCTCCGGAGGCCCAGTTCCTGGTATCTGCAGGCTGTGAGAACGGCTTCCCCAACTTCTCCGGGTCCAGCGTGGCATCCCACAGACCTTTGGGCTTTAAATCTCTGAGCTCCAGACCCGGCTCTGCCAGCCCAGCTACACCACACGCACATGCTGCATTCATGTCTCCACACTCTG GTATCAGCTACCCTGTGTTCTCCCATGGCAGCCTGAATCGAGCTCTGGACATGAAAAGCCCTCCTCCTCTGAACCTGGGCAGTTCAGAGAATCAGCGAGGAGATGCTGCTAATCAGGGCATGGGGGTCACACGTGCTAACCACAGCTCTGCT CAGAGGGGTGTCTTGTACCAGGGcttgcacagcagcagctccatgGTAGCCATGGGCAAGGCAGGGCTGCCGGGTCACAGTCTGGGAGGCTATGGCCTCCCGTCTCCTGGAGCCTCTG agtACAGTCAACCTGGTTTTTATCATTCAGTAAGTCTACATCGAGGAGCAGGGAACCCCTGGCAGCCAGCGCAGTCACCTCAAGAGCCACATGGGCCCCATATAAGCCCAGG GATGTCCAGTGGAGGGTGCTCCTTCCCCTCCCAGTCTTGCTCCCCTCCACATCTGCCCTCCCTCAACCTCAGCATCAAATCAGAGCGCAGCTCTCCTGAGCACATGTCCTCACCCACCTCCCCCCCTCTACACCACCTCAGGCAGCACTCTCCAATGAGCAAGCCCGATTCGGCTCGCCGTACCCCTCCGGAAGGCCATCCAGCCAATGACACGAAGGAGTTTACCAAGGCCAGCTACCcgcaggatgaagaggaaggggGGCAGCAGCTCAGGCAGTTAGAGATAAGTGATGGGTGGCAGAGATAG
- the mef2b gene encoding myocyte-specific enhancer factor 2B isoform X2 produces MGRKKIQISRILDQRNRQVTFTKRKFGLMKKAYELSVLCDCEIALIIFNSTNRLFQYASTDMDKVLLKYTEYSEPHESRTNTDILETLRRKGLGLEGSELDSEESMQVATDKYPLGEGMDLSVARPRFYGPSLLSPEAQFLVSAGCENGFPNFSGSSVASHRPLGFKSLSSRPGSASPATPHAHAAFMSPHSGISYPVFSHGSLNRALDMKSPPPLNLGSSENQRGDAANQGMGVTRANHSSARGVLYQGLHSSSSMVAMGKAGLPGHSLGGYGLPSPGASEYSQPGFYHSVSLHRGAGNPWQPAQSPQEPHGPHISPGMSSGGCSFPSQSCSPPHLPSLNLSIKSERSSPEHMSSPTSPPLHHLRQHSPMSKPDSARRTPPEGHPANDTKEFTKASYPQDEEEGGQQLRQLEISDGWQR; encoded by the exons atgggaagaaagaaaatacaaatttctCGTATTCTGGATCAGAGGAATAGACAG GTGACTTTCACCAAGCGAAAGTTTGGCCTGATGAAGAAGGCCTACGAGCTGAGtgtgctgtgtgactgtgagatcGCCCTCATCATCTTCAACAGCACCAACCGTCTGTTCCAGTACGCCAGCACAGACATGGACAAAGTGCTTCTCAAGTACACAGAGTACAGCGAGCCACACGAGAGTCGTACCAACACGGACATACTGGAG ACTCTGCGTAGGAAGGGCCTCGGCCTTGAAGGCTCAGAGCTCGACAGTGAGGAGAGCATGCAGGTGGCCACTGATAAATATCCTCTCGGCGAGGGCATGGATCTCTCTGTGGCTCGCCCGCGCTTCTAt GGTCCGTCGCTCCTCTCTCCGGAGGCCCAGTTCCTGGTATCTGCAGGCTGTGAGAACGGCTTCCCCAACTTCTCCGGGTCCAGCGTGGCATCCCACAGACCTTTGGGCTTTAAATCTCTGAGCTCCAGACCCGGCTCTGCCAGCCCAGCTACACCACACGCACATGCTGCATTCATGTCTCCACACTCTG GTATCAGCTACCCTGTGTTCTCCCATGGCAGCCTGAATCGAGCTCTGGACATGAAAAGCCCTCCTCCTCTGAACCTGGGCAGTTCAGAGAATCAGCGAGGAGATGCTGCTAATCAGGGCATGGGGGTCACACGTGCTAACCACAGCTCTGCT AGGGGTGTCTTGTACCAGGGcttgcacagcagcagctccatgGTAGCCATGGGCAAGGCAGGGCTGCCGGGTCACAGTCTGGGAGGCTATGGCCTCCCGTCTCCTGGAGCCTCTG agtACAGTCAACCTGGTTTTTATCATTCAGTAAGTCTACATCGAGGAGCAGGGAACCCCTGGCAGCCAGCGCAGTCACCTCAAGAGCCACATGGGCCCCATATAAGCCCAGG GATGTCCAGTGGAGGGTGCTCCTTCCCCTCCCAGTCTTGCTCCCCTCCACATCTGCCCTCCCTCAACCTCAGCATCAAATCAGAGCGCAGCTCTCCTGAGCACATGTCCTCACCCACCTCCCCCCCTCTACACCACCTCAGGCAGCACTCTCCAATGAGCAAGCCCGATTCGGCTCGCCGTACCCCTCCGGAAGGCCATCCAGCCAATGACACGAAGGAGTTTACCAAGGCCAGCTACCcgcaggatgaagaggaaggggGGCAGCAGCTCAGGCAGTTAGAGATAAGTGATGGGTGGCAGAGATAG